CGCCGTGGAGGTCCGGCAGCAGCACGCCGACCGCGCCGCTGCGGCGGCGGATCAGGCTCCGCGCCCCCTCGTGGGGCACGTACTGCAGCTCCTCGACCGCGGCGCGGATCCGCTTGCCGGCGTCGCCGCTGACCGGCGCGGCGCCGGTCAGGAAGCGCGAGACCGTGGCGATCGAAACCCCCGCGCGGTCCGCGACCTGCTTGATCGTCGTGGCCATTCAGTCTCCCTGTCGTTCCGTCCCGTTTCGGCTAGAAGCGGACGCGCACCGCGTGGCGCGTTCCCGGCGCGGGCGTCTCCGCGAGGAGCGCGCCCGCGAGCGGACGTCCGTCGTAAGTCGCTTCGGGCGCGGCGAGGCCGGCCCGTTCGATCTCGATCTCCAGCAGCGCGCCGCGGTAGGGGCGGACGACGCGCGCGCGGTCCCACCGCGGCGGCAGGCAGGGGTCGAAGCGCAGGCCGCCCCACTCCGGGCGGACGCCGACGACCCACTCCGCGACGACGCGGTGCAGCCACGCGGCGGAGCCGGTGTACCAAGTCCAGCCGCCGCGCGTGTGGTGCGGCGAGGCCGGCCCGTCCACGTTGCCGGGGAGCACGTACGGCTCGGCCCAGTAGCGGTCCGGGTCCTTGCGCGTCGGGTCGATCGCCTCGAGCAGCTTCGCGACGAGCGGCGCGTTCTTCGTCTTCGCCGCGGCGGCGATCGCCCAGGTCGCGGCGTGGGTGTAGACGCCGCCGTTCTCGCGCAGGCCGGCCGCGTAGCGGGTGATGTAGCCGATCGCCGGATCCGGCTCGTCGTAGGCGGGCGCGAGGAGCAGCGCCCCCGACTCGTCCACGAGGTGTTCCTCGACCGCGGCCATCGCCCGCGCCGCGCGGTCGGCGGGGGCGACGTCGTTGAGCACCGCCCAGACCTGCGCGTTGAGGTAGATCTTGCCGACGCGGTTCTTCGAGGAGCCGAACGGCGTCCCGTCGTCGAGCGTGCCGCGCAGGTACCACGCGCCGTCCCAGCCGTGGCGGTTGACCGCCTCGGCGTAGGCGTCGCGCTTCGTCTCCAGCGCCGCGGCGCCGGCCGCGTCGCCGGCGCGCCGCAGGACCTCGGCCCAGTCGCGCAGGATCCCGACGAGGAACTCGGCCAGCCAGACCGACTCGCCGCGCTCGGCGAGGCCGCAGGCGGAGAGGCCGTCGTTCCAGTCGCCGCCGCCGATGTACGGCAGGCCGCGCGGGCTCGTGCGGCGGAAGGCGCGCTCGAAGGCGCGGCGCACGTGCTCGCGCAGCGGCGCCGGCCGCGGGTCGTCGAGGAACGGGGCCTCGTCGTCGAGGATCGAGAGGTCGCCGGTTTCCTTGACGTAGTTGGCGGCGACGAACGACATCCAGAGCAGGTCGTCCGTCATCTTGGTGACGTGCCCCTGCTCGGTCAGCGGGTGCCACCAGTGGTAGACCGAGCCGTCGGCGAACTGGTGCGCGGCGTGCAGCCGGAGCTGCGCGCGGCAGCGCGCCGGGTCGATCGTCAGGTAGACCTGCGAGTCCTGGAGCTGGTCGCGGAAGCCGAAGGCGCCGCTCTGCTGGTAGTAGCCGCAGCGGCCCCAAAGGCGCGCGGAGATCGCCTGATAGCGGACCCAGTCGTTGGCGAGGGCGTCGAAGACCTCGTCCGGCGTCTCGATGCGGTGCGCGGCGAGCAGCGAGCGCCACGCGGCGCGCGCGTCGGCGAGCGCGCGTTCGACGACGCCCGCGTCGCGGTGCCCGTCGAGCAGCGATTCGGCCTCGGCGCGGTCCTTCCCGGCGGCGAGGGCGTAGACGACGACGCGCCGCTCCCCCGCGGCGAGCTCGAGCGGCGAGCGGAGCGCGGCGACCGCGTCCTCGTGCCGGCCGAAGCGCGGCGTCCACGATGCCTGGGCCAGCGCCTCCGGCGCGCGGAGCGAGCCGCAGCGGCCGAGGAACAGTCCCTTGTCCCCCTGCGCGTCGCGCACCGGCGCGGAGCAGCCGAAGGCGCAGACGTAGGGGAAGTCGGTGTTCCAGTGGCCGCGCTCGGCGTTCGGGACGT
This is a stretch of genomic DNA from bacterium. It encodes these proteins:
- a CDS encoding glycosyl transferase family 36; the encoded protein is MATHSADPSADPRRGLAAANRHGGFDLAAGEYVVLDPKTPRPWANIIANPRMGLAVSQTGSGFSWIDNSQLGTITNWRQEFAEDCAGKFLYLRDDESGDLWSLSPAPTWAATDEFSCRHGFGYTTFRTVARGIEAAWTLFVHPVLPVELWRVELVNVSGRARRLALTAFLEWCCGVSPAPRREFHKLFLGTDYDASRGAVFARNRMWDVPNAERGHWNTDFPYVCAFGCSAPVRDAQGDKGLFLGRCGSLRAPEALAQASWTPRFGRHEDAVAALRSPLELAAGERRVVVYALAAGKDRAEAESLLDGHRDAGVVERALADARAAWRSLLAAHRIETPDEVFDALANDWVRYQAISARLWGRCGYYQQSGAFGFRDQLQDSQVYLTIDPARCRAQLRLHAAHQFADGSVYHWWHPLTEQGHVTKMTDDLLWMSFVAANYVKETGDLSILDDEAPFLDDPRPAPLREHVRRAFERAFRRTSPRGLPYIGGGDWNDGLSACGLAERGESVWLAEFLVGILRDWAEVLRRAGDAAGAAALETKRDAYAEAVNRHGWDGAWYLRGTLDDGTPFGSSKNRVGKIYLNAQVWAVLNDVAPADRAARAMAAVEEHLVDESGALLLAPAYDEPDPAIGYITRYAAGLRENGGVYTHAATWAIAAAAKTKNAPLVAKLLEAIDPTRKDPDRYWAEPYVLPGNVDGPASPHHTRGGWTWYTGSAAWLHRVVAEWVVGVRPEWGGLRFDPCLPPRWDRARVVRPYRGALLEIEIERAGLAAPEATYDGRPLAGALLAETPAPGTRHAVRVRF